One genomic region from Lycorma delicatula isolate Av1 chromosome 9, ASM4794821v1, whole genome shotgun sequence encodes:
- the LOC142330194 gene encoding homeotic protein ultrabithorax-like gives MAHALCLTERQIKIWFQNRRMKLKKEIQAIKELNEQEKQAQAQKAAALAASQAQQQAADH, from the coding sequence ATGGCGCACGCGCTGTGTTTGACAGAAAGACAGATCAAGATTTGGTTTCAAAATAGAAGGATGAAGCTTAAGAAGGAAATCCAAgctattaaagaattaaatgaacaAGAAAAACAAGCGCAAGCACAAAAAGCTGCAGCTTTAGCAGCTTCGCAAGCTCAGCAACAAGCTGCTGATCACTAA